A DNA window from Christiangramia salexigens contains the following coding sequences:
- a CDS encoding DUF4494 domain-containing protein: MSVIWYECKVKYRKTHETGESKITTETYLLDAVSYTEAESRITEEMATYTSEEFRITNIKVANFAEVHPVENSDRWFKSKVSLISYDDESGKESKSNLYMLVQANDVKEAYENTEQAMEGTTGDYTIPAISESPILDVFPYFTGEEETNSSESIEAKEAELEESEAI, from the coding sequence ATGAGCGTAATCTGGTACGAGTGCAAAGTAAAATACAGAAAAACACACGAAACAGGAGAATCTAAGATCACCACCGAAACCTATCTGCTGGATGCGGTTTCTTATACAGAAGCCGAATCTAGGATCACAGAAGAGATGGCTACCTACACCAGCGAAGAATTCAGGATCACCAATATTAAAGTTGCAAATTTCGCTGAAGTTCATCCGGTAGAAAATTCAGATAGATGGTTCAAATCCAAGGTTTCATTAATAAGTTATGATGATGAAAGCGGGAAGGAGAGCAAATCCAACCTGTATATGCTGGTTCAGGCCAATGATGTAAAGGAGGCTTACGAAAATACCGAGCAGGCCATGGAAGGCACCACCGGAGATTATACCATCCCGGCAATTTCTGAGTCTCCCATTTTAGACGTATTCCCATATTTTACAGGGGAAGAAGAGACTAACTCTTCTGAATCTATAGAAGCCAAAGAAGCTGAGTTAGAAGAAAGCGAGGCTATATAA
- the katG gene encoding catalase/peroxidase HPI: MEKNNNQDNHKVWEVNESSKCPFMGEVLRQGAGGGTSNRDWWPNQLNLNILRQNSAFSDPMGEDFNYAEEFKSLDLKAVKNDLYELMTNSQDWWPADYGHYGPFFIRMAWHSAGTYRISDGRGGAGSGTQRFAPLNSWPDNANLDKARLLLWPIKQKYGKKISWADLMILAGNCALESMDFKTFGFAGGREDVWEPESDIYWGSETEWLGDDRYTGDRNLENPLGAVQMGLIYVNPEGPNGKPDPVAAAKDIRETFGRMAMNDEETVALIAGGHTFGKTHGAADPEKYVAVEPAGAGIAEQGMGWKNSFGSGHGGNTITSGLEGAWTTTPTKWSNNFFENLFGYEWELTKSPAGAYQWKPKDGAGEGLVPDAHDPTKKHAPFMLTTDLALRMDPDYEKISRRFFENPDEFADAFARAWYKLTHRDMGPKARYLGPEVPKEESLWQDPIPEVTYELIDDNDISSLKSKILESGLSVSELVFTAWSSAATFRQSDKRGGANGARIRLEPQRNWRVNNPEQLSKVLEKLEAIKVDFNGNQSGNKKVSLADLIVLGGCAGIEEAARNAGHEVKVPFTPGRADASQEQTDVESFSALEPAADAFRNYFHPDYSVKAEELLLDRAHLLSLTPPEMTVLLGGMRVLDTNYDNSKHGVFTPRPGTLTNDYFVNLLDLGTTWKATSEDEALFEGSGRSNGEQKWTGTRVDLIFGSNSELRAIAEVYGASDSKEKFIKDFVKAWDKVMNLDRFDLK, from the coding sequence ATGGAAAAGAATAATAACCAGGATAATCATAAGGTCTGGGAGGTTAACGAATCCAGCAAATGCCCATTTATGGGAGAAGTATTAAGACAAGGTGCCGGAGGAGGGACTTCCAATCGAGACTGGTGGCCTAATCAATTAAATTTAAATATACTTAGACAAAATTCAGCTTTTTCCGATCCTATGGGTGAAGATTTTAATTATGCTGAAGAATTCAAAAGCCTCGACCTTAAGGCTGTGAAGAATGATCTATATGAATTAATGACCAACTCCCAGGACTGGTGGCCGGCAGATTACGGTCACTATGGACCTTTCTTTATACGTATGGCGTGGCATAGCGCCGGAACTTACCGTATCTCTGATGGTAGAGGAGGAGCAGGCTCAGGCACTCAGCGCTTCGCGCCACTAAACAGCTGGCCGGATAATGCTAACCTGGACAAGGCACGATTGCTACTCTGGCCTATAAAACAGAAATATGGTAAGAAAATATCATGGGCAGATCTTATGATCCTGGCCGGGAACTGTGCTTTGGAATCCATGGATTTTAAAACATTCGGTTTTGCCGGTGGACGTGAAGATGTATGGGAACCGGAATCTGATATCTACTGGGGTTCAGAAACAGAGTGGCTTGGTGATGACAGGTACACCGGAGACCGGAATCTTGAAAATCCGCTGGGAGCTGTACAAATGGGACTTATTTACGTAAATCCTGAAGGACCTAATGGAAAACCGGATCCTGTGGCTGCGGCAAAAGATATCAGAGAAACCTTTGGTCGTATGGCGATGAACGATGAGGAAACGGTAGCTCTTATTGCCGGTGGACATACTTTTGGAAAAACCCATGGAGCTGCAGACCCTGAAAAATATGTGGCTGTTGAACCTGCAGGAGCAGGAATTGCAGAACAGGGTATGGGCTGGAAAAATTCATTTGGAAGTGGCCATGGAGGTAATACTATCACCAGCGGTCTTGAAGGAGCCTGGACGACTACGCCAACTAAATGGAGCAATAACTTTTTTGAAAACCTTTTTGGTTACGAATGGGAGTTAACAAAAAGTCCGGCAGGAGCCTACCAATGGAAGCCTAAGGATGGAGCAGGAGAGGGACTGGTTCCCGATGCACATGATCCCACTAAGAAGCATGCACCATTTATGCTAACTACAGACCTTGCTTTACGCATGGATCCTGATTATGAAAAAATATCACGACGCTTTTTTGAGAATCCCGATGAGTTTGCTGATGCTTTTGCACGTGCATGGTATAAGTTAACCCATCGTGATATGGGGCCTAAAGCGCGCTATCTGGGACCTGAAGTACCTAAAGAGGAATCGCTTTGGCAGGATCCAATCCCAGAAGTAACCTACGAGCTTATTGATGATAATGATATTTCATCCCTAAAGTCAAAAATTCTGGAATCAGGATTAAGCGTATCTGAACTGGTTTTTACCGCATGGTCTTCGGCAGCCACTTTCCGGCAATCGGATAAAAGAGGAGGAGCCAATGGAGCACGTATTCGTCTGGAACCTCAGAGGAACTGGAGGGTGAACAATCCTGAACAACTTTCGAAAGTATTGGAGAAGCTGGAAGCTATAAAGGTAGATTTCAATGGAAATCAATCTGGCAACAAGAAAGTATCTCTTGCAGATCTAATTGTACTTGGGGGTTGCGCCGGGATTGAAGAGGCAGCCAGGAATGCAGGACATGAAGTGAAAGTTCCATTTACTCCGGGCCGTGCAGATGCATCTCAGGAACAAACAGATGTGGAATCATTCTCTGCACTGGAACCTGCCGCAGATGCATTTCGTAATTACTTCCATCCCGATTATTCTGTGAAGGCCGAAGAATTGCTTTTAGACAGAGCCCACCTGCTTAGTCTTACTCCTCCGGAAATGACCGTTCTTTTAGGCGGAATGAGGGTGCTGGATACCAATTATGACAACTCGAAACATGGTGTTTTCACCCCTCGTCCCGGAACATTGACTAATGACTATTTTGTGAATCTGCTGGATCTTGGAACGACCTGGAAAGCTACATCAGAAGATGAAGCATTATTTGAGGGAAGCGGTAGATCCAATGGTGAGCAAAAATGGACAGGTACCCGTGTAGACCTTATTTTTGGATCTAACTCAGAATTAAGAGCTATAGCTGAGGTTTACGGAGCTTCAGATTCCAAGGAGAAATTCATTAAGGATTTCGTCAAGGCCTGGGATAAGGTTATGAATCTGGACAGATTCGATCTTAAATAG
- a CDS encoding lactoylglutathione lyase family protein: MKTKENYPKSFSHIGITVPDIEKAVQFYSDVMGWYIIMQPSVVKKERDTAIGRMCIDVFGEDWEEFEIAHMSTSDSIGIELFSFPHGIKEAPDFNPFNTGLFHFCVQDPDIEGLIDKILAYGGKQRMPIREYYPGDKPYKMCYVEDPFGIVFEIYTHSYELTYSSGAYTD, encoded by the coding sequence ATGAAAACGAAAGAAAATTATCCAAAATCATTTTCTCATATAGGAATAACTGTACCTGATATTGAAAAAGCTGTTCAATTCTATTCAGACGTCATGGGTTGGTATATAATAATGCAACCTTCGGTAGTGAAAAAGGAAAGAGATACCGCTATTGGTAGGATGTGTATCGACGTTTTTGGAGAGGACTGGGAAGAATTTGAAATAGCACATATGTCAACTTCAGACAGCATTGGCATAGAACTATTTTCATTTCCTCATGGTATCAAAGAGGCTCCGGATTTTAACCCTTTTAATACCGGACTTTTTCATTTCTGCGTTCAGGATCCCGATATTGAAGGCTTGATCGACAAAATTTTAGCCTATGGTGGCAAACAAAGAATGCCCATAAGAGAATATTATCCCGGGGATAAACCATATAAGATGTGCTATGTTGAAGATCCTTTTGGAATTGTGTTCGAAATATATACGCACAGTTATGAGCTAACCTATTCCTCCGGTGCGTATACAGATTGA
- a CDS encoding winged helix-turn-helix transcriptional regulator, with protein MSKNYCPLNYTMNLIGTKWKPLVLFHLLEGPVRSGVLQKKVPEISNKMFTQTVRELERDGLIYRKVFPVVPPKVEYSLSRKGRSLERILKSMDEWGRKKSAQ; from the coding sequence ATGAGTAAAAATTATTGTCCGCTTAATTATACCATGAATCTTATCGGAACAAAATGGAAACCTTTGGTTTTGTTTCATTTATTAGAAGGTCCTGTGCGGTCCGGTGTTCTGCAGAAAAAAGTTCCTGAGATCTCTAATAAGATGTTCACGCAAACTGTGCGAGAGTTAGAAAGGGACGGTTTGATCTATAGAAAAGTTTTTCCCGTGGTTCCACCTAAGGTTGAATATAGTTTGAGCCGCAAAGGCAGATCTTTAGAACGAATTCTAAAAAGTATGGATGAATGGGGAAGGAAAAAGTCAGCGCAGTAG
- a CDS encoding DUF5694 domain-containing protein, translating into MKFYALLFSLLFSLQLIAQENRTRVLSLGTFHFNFPNNDFVQTKNSNQIDVLQPHYQKEIEVIVEKIKKFKPTIIVIEGRASKQNQVDSLYNLYLKGEYELEREESQQIGFRLAKTIGIKKLYCVDEWGEFNQQVDKVLFGNDTLKQKNFTQYFEKNPDTSKRYTPAPIYKTEGIRNELIRLNDPNNIKKTLGNYLIGAFKYEEEKGDFFGVNFETGRWFNRNLKIFRNIQRIDAEPDDRILVIFGSGHMNILNLLFDSSPEFELVSTNKFLQ; encoded by the coding sequence ATGAAATTTTACGCACTTCTCTTTTCCCTTCTGTTTAGCTTACAATTAATTGCCCAGGAAAACAGAACAAGGGTTCTGAGCCTTGGCACCTTTCATTTCAACTTTCCTAATAATGACTTTGTTCAAACAAAGAATTCAAATCAAATCGATGTTCTACAGCCTCATTATCAAAAGGAAATAGAAGTAATCGTTGAAAAGATAAAAAAATTCAAGCCTACCATCATTGTAATAGAAGGCCGGGCTTCCAAACAAAATCAAGTGGATTCGCTTTACAATTTGTATCTAAAAGGAGAGTATGAATTAGAAAGAGAGGAATCGCAACAAATTGGATTTAGATTAGCAAAAACGATCGGGATTAAAAAACTGTATTGTGTTGATGAATGGGGTGAATTCAATCAGCAGGTTGATAAGGTCCTGTTTGGGAATGATACTTTAAAACAAAAGAATTTTACGCAGTATTTCGAGAAGAATCCGGATACTTCTAAAAGGTATACTCCTGCACCCATATATAAAACAGAAGGAATTCGGAACGAACTGATCAGATTAAATGACCCCAATAACATTAAAAAAACTTTGGGAAATTATCTGATCGGAGCATTTAAATACGAAGAGGAAAAAGGAGATTTTTTCGGTGTTAACTTTGAAACCGGTAGATGGTTCAATAGGAATTTGAAGATCTTTAGAAATATTCAACGCATCGATGCAGAGCCGGACGACAGGATCCTTGTTATTTTCGGCTCCGGGCATATGAATATTCTCAACCTGCTATTTGATAGTTCGCCTGAATTTGAATTGGTCAGTACAAATAAGTTTCTGCAATAG
- a CDS encoding DUF998 domain-containing protein gives MKKSLIYKICGILGILGCVGVLAGDIIGIALHEAHDPISDTISMLAIGKYGWIQDYGLDLLAVGYMALAIGLYNWKSTGTKWIISLIILAIIGIDLVIIAEHNQYAGRPGYTIHRKLVYLLAGLFLALNFLIYKDLSSLKPCLKKFSLYIGFLWLIFAPFFPLIPDGWDGAYERLACTLLVIWPGVVSFHLIRTADKED, from the coding sequence ATGAAAAAATCCCTTATCTATAAAATATGTGGCATACTGGGAATCCTTGGTTGCGTTGGAGTCCTTGCCGGAGATATTATTGGAATAGCGCTTCATGAAGCACATGATCCTATTAGTGACACTATAAGTATGCTGGCAATAGGGAAATATGGCTGGATCCAGGATTATGGATTGGATCTTCTGGCGGTGGGTTATATGGCCCTTGCGATTGGTCTTTATAACTGGAAAAGTACCGGCACAAAATGGATAATTAGTCTTATTATACTTGCAATAATAGGTATAGACCTGGTTATCATCGCAGAACATAATCAATATGCAGGAAGACCCGGGTATACTATTCACCGAAAATTAGTTTATCTGTTGGCCGGATTGTTTCTGGCTTTGAACTTTCTGATATATAAAGATCTAAGTTCCCTGAAACCGTGTTTAAAGAAGTTTTCACTATATATTGGGTTTCTTTGGCTCATCTTTGCACCATTTTTTCCTCTTATTCCCGACGGATGGGACGGCGCTTATGAAAGATTAGCCTGTACGCTATTGGTGATCTGGCCCGGAGTCGTTTCTTTTCACCTGATAAGAACTGCAGACAAGGAAGATTGA
- a CDS encoding dihydrofolate reductase family protein: MSNKLSEIPESLQGKAFLIKGNLIDILNKIHEKGYYRLYIDGGTTIRNFLKEDLIDEMTLTTIPILLGGGTSLFSELPNEMKFELIGTKTYLNQIIQNHYKRQK; encoded by the coding sequence TTGAGTAATAAATTAAGTGAGATCCCGGAGAGCCTTCAAGGTAAAGCATTTTTGATAAAAGGGAATTTGATTGATATTCTAAATAAAATTCATGAAAAAGGCTATTATCGGCTTTATATTGATGGCGGAACCACAATAAGAAATTTCTTAAAAGAAGATCTAATAGATGAAATGACTCTCACAACAATTCCAATTCTGTTAGGTGGCGGAACTTCTTTATTCTCCGAACTTCCCAATGAAATGAAATTTGAACTGATCGGAACAAAAACATATTTGAATCAGATTATTCAAAATCATTACAAAAGGCAGAAATAA
- a CDS encoding nucleoside 2-deoxyribosyltransferase has protein sequence MPNTNIYFAGPLFSIAERNYNQELTSKIENIDFKVFLPQRDGAELDKQPFEKLTQSERNRVIFDLDVEQVLDSDVFLFILDGRVPDEGACFELGIAYYQKRHTNPEKQIIGLHTDMRASFINSKLNAMIEGAFDKIFTSEFDLLEYLSKIKERVTTP, from the coding sequence ATGCCAAATACTAATATTTATTTCGCCGGACCACTTTTTAGCATAGCCGAAAGAAATTATAATCAAGAGCTTACTTCTAAAATAGAGAATATTGACTTTAAAGTATTTTTACCTCAAAGAGATGGTGCTGAATTAGACAAACAGCCATTTGAAAAATTGACCCAATCAGAAAGAAATAGAGTCATTTTTGATCTCGATGTTGAACAGGTATTAGATAGTGATGTTTTTTTATTTATTCTGGACGGAAGGGTGCCAGACGAAGGTGCCTGCTTTGAATTAGGCATCGCATATTATCAAAAAAGACATACTAATCCTGAAAAACAGATAATAGGTCTTCATACCGATATGAGGGCATCATTTATAAATTCAAAGTTAAATGCAATGATCGAGGGTGCTTTTGATAAAATTTTTACATCTGAATTCGATTTGCTTGAGTACCTGAGTAAAATAAAGGAACGCGTTACAACACCTTAA
- a CDS encoding acyloxyacyl hydrolase, giving the protein MKQHKNWSYELLVAPEYSVSKHQFNNMLLMESANAESHSEINNQYLYEKKIIGFGLNFGGIIRYSILKPFNSYALISVGPMINSTSTERLANGFSFVDVFSLGLSYRLNRISLDFRYGIRHLSNLNIQNPNAGHNSTILKFGTTFHF; this is encoded by the coding sequence ATGAAACAACATAAAAATTGGTCGTATGAACTGCTGGTTGCGCCAGAATATTCAGTAAGTAAACATCAGTTCAATAATATGTTATTAATGGAGTCCGCTAATGCTGAAAGTCATTCAGAAATAAATAATCAATATTTATATGAAAAAAAGATTATAGGATTTGGTTTAAATTTTGGGGGAATTATACGTTATTCAATTTTAAAACCATTTAATTCTTATGCTTTAATTAGTGTAGGACCTATGATAAACAGTACCTCCACCGAACGACTTGCAAATGGGTTTTCTTTTGTAGATGTCTTTTCCCTTGGGCTTTCGTATAGGCTAAATAGGATCTCGTTGGATTTTAGATATGGCATAAGGCATCTATCCAATTTAAATATTCAGAACCCTAATGCCGGCCACAATTCGACAATTTTAAAATTTGGCACTACATTTCATTTTTAA
- a CDS encoding BLUF domain-containing protein — translation MFELVYRSSAIPNLTHTDISNILETAINFNSENSITGCLVYHNHSFLQILEGEENIIQELFVSIRQDVRHTDIELLHEDKIMKRLFKSWNMAYVDLNVLYNNNNTDRELFKSNFITYATLADKSNEASKLFWENAKSIIRESA, via the coding sequence ATGTTTGAATTAGTTTATAGATCTTCCGCAATACCTAACCTCACTCACACGGATATTTCAAATATCCTGGAGACCGCTATAAATTTTAATTCAGAGAACTCGATTACAGGATGTTTGGTTTACCATAATCACAGCTTTCTCCAAATACTGGAAGGTGAAGAGAATATCATACAAGAGCTTTTTGTGAGTATAAGACAGGATGTACGTCACACGGATATAGAACTCTTACATGAAGACAAAATAATGAAGAGATTATTTAAATCCTGGAATATGGCTTATGTAGATCTCAATGTTCTTTATAATAATAATAATACAGACCGTGAACTGTTTAAATCCAACTTTATTACCTACGCTACTTTGGCAGATAAGTCCAATGAAGCTTCAAAACTATTTTGGGAAAATGCGAAATCTATTATCAGGGAAAGTGCCTAA
- a CDS encoding nicotinate-nucleotide adenylyltransferase encodes MKKLLIVLLALGLTPQLFAQIEELSEVTVLATNYKYLNDVNTGEVASIPVKELERQVASFNIKEADFYHDDYDEYVVSFYIPQGKILAAYDRDGNILRAAERFENIKLPLVITEAVLGKYPGWTITQDVYLVTFYENRGANKKYKLKLENAGKTMRVKLDEMGNFQ; translated from the coding sequence ATGAAAAAATTATTAATTGTATTGTTGGCTTTAGGATTAACTCCTCAGCTATTCGCACAGATCGAGGAGTTATCTGAGGTAACAGTTCTCGCAACGAACTACAAGTATCTGAATGATGTTAACACAGGGGAAGTGGCATCAATTCCGGTAAAAGAGCTTGAACGCCAGGTAGCCAGTTTTAATATTAAAGAAGCTGATTTTTACCACGATGATTACGATGAATATGTTGTAAGTTTCTATATTCCTCAAGGGAAGATATTAGCAGCTTATGACAGGGATGGTAATATACTTAGAGCTGCCGAAAGATTTGAAAACATTAAACTCCCATTAGTCATTACGGAGGCTGTTTTAGGTAAGTATCCGGGATGGACCATAACCCAGGATGTCTATTTGGTAACTTTCTATGAAAATCGGGGTGCCAATAAGAAATATAAATTAAAACTGGAAAATGCGGGTAAAACCATGCGTGTGAAATTGGATGAAATGGGGAATTTTCAATAA
- a CDS encoding vitamin K epoxide reductase family protein produces MDAIMNITLGITIAGILNTIYLSYHSIKGTLVYCLFFPKEWCEKVQKSRYSKTFGMPNPYLGFLMLLSILVLLLLYDESIVPLWYAMALINFGFLFSLYFLYIQAFIIKAYCTWCVVSALVFISLFILQFFL; encoded by the coding sequence ATGGACGCAATTATGAATATTACATTGGGGATTACAATCGCAGGAATCCTGAACACTATATATCTTAGCTATCATTCCATTAAAGGCACTTTGGTATATTGCTTATTCTTTCCAAAGGAATGGTGTGAAAAGGTCCAAAAGAGCCGGTACAGTAAAACATTTGGAATGCCCAATCCCTACCTTGGCTTTCTTATGCTCTTAAGCATTCTGGTATTGTTGTTACTTTATGATGAGAGCATAGTTCCCCTTTGGTATGCCATGGCCCTTATAAATTTTGGCTTCCTGTTCTCCCTGTATTTCCTATATATACAGGCATTTATAATTAAAGCCTATTGTACCTGGTGTGTAGTTTCGGCTTTGGTTTTCATATCTCTGTTTATCTTACAGTTCTTCCTATGA
- a CDS encoding alpha/beta hydrolase-fold protein, translating into MFLSTINISIAQEINIGTRDTLYSAILEEERPLSIYFPPSYNYKTERNYPVLYILDGNYDFQYVAGLLELQAGIAENIPEMILVGISGKGSKIYKKNCKPDIQGIEDSGNADKVLEFLEKELIPYIDNNYKTLDYNVLAGHSIGGLFIINAALKKPQLFKDYIAISPALWWEENAINIVAKKTYKVQDSIKSNTYVSLANEKRMGVKEFLELVGPEFKFKQFEHENHNSVGAPTYEWALKDIFKVWKNDKKYFESADELVKYQSLNSSNYDVSLPVSEAILYNTVIYILNDKPEELEKIRHIISENYPGSEAYFITLLATIHINAQDFQKARDLLLESLKLHPESFELYEKLAEVDLHLEEKKRAKEKIQKALGLAKDQGVRQWRIDEIKALKEKLKN; encoded by the coding sequence ATGTTTTTATCCACTATAAACATTTCAATTGCGCAGGAAATAAATATAGGCACGCGGGATACACTTTACTCAGCGATCTTAGAAGAAGAAAGACCTCTGTCTATATATTTCCCACCCTCATATAACTATAAGACAGAAAGGAATTATCCAGTTCTATACATACTCGATGGCAATTACGACTTTCAATATGTCGCAGGCCTATTGGAGTTACAAGCCGGAATTGCAGAGAATATTCCTGAAATGATCCTGGTAGGAATTTCAGGTAAAGGATCTAAGATCTATAAAAAAAATTGCAAACCTGATATCCAGGGTATTGAGGACAGTGGAAATGCAGATAAAGTACTGGAATTTCTTGAAAAAGAACTCATCCCTTATATTGATAATAATTATAAAACGCTCGATTATAATGTACTTGCAGGACATTCTATCGGTGGGTTATTTATAATAAATGCAGCTCTAAAAAAACCCCAGCTTTTTAAGGATTATATCGCCATAAGTCCGGCCTTATGGTGGGAAGAAAATGCCATTAATATCGTGGCTAAGAAAACTTATAAAGTTCAGGATTCTATAAAAAGCAATACTTACGTCTCTCTGGCCAATGAAAAAAGAATGGGTGTAAAGGAATTTCTAGAATTAGTGGGGCCTGAGTTTAAATTTAAACAATTTGAACATGAAAATCATAACTCGGTAGGCGCTCCTACTTATGAATGGGCACTTAAGGATATCTTCAAAGTCTGGAAAAATGATAAAAAATATTTTGAATCTGCTGATGAATTAGTGAAGTATCAAAGTTTAAATTCATCAAACTACGATGTTTCTCTTCCAGTTTCAGAGGCTATATTATACAACACAGTCATTTACATCCTAAACGATAAACCAGAAGAACTCGAAAAGATCAGGCATATTATTTCAGAAAACTATCCGGGTTCTGAAGCCTACTTCATCACGCTTTTAGCAACGATCCATATTAATGCACAAGATTTTCAAAAAGCCCGGGATTTGCTATTGGAGAGTCTAAAACTTCATCCCGAATCTTTCGAGTTATATGAAAAGCTTGCGGAAGTTGACCTGCATCTGGAGGAAAAAAAGAGAGCAAAAGAAAAAATACAGAAAGCACTTGGTTTAGCAAAAGACCAGGGAGTAAGACAATGGAGAATTGATGAAATAAAGGCACTGAAGGAGAAATTGAAAAATTAA
- a CDS encoding DUF5996 family protein, producing MKNSDITPVKWPVLDFTEMQDTIETLHQWIQILGKIRLKSMPWQNHSWHTTFYITSTGYSTNPIPYEGCIFQIDLDFKKHQLIIKCSETEALSMDLYPRTVADFYTELFDKLSSLGINIRIHPKPNEIEPAIPFAENIINKAYDPDTANKLWRAMLRTNEVFSKFRSDFIGKASPVHLFWGAFDLAVTRFSGKKAPLHPGGMPNMSLKVMQEAYSQEVSSAGFWPGSKDSPTPVYYSYAYPADKGFGEQKVLPKEAFYNADMGEFFLKYEDVQTSENPEKTIMDFLQTTYEAAAITSGWDRASLEKHLEARD from the coding sequence ATGAAAAATTCTGATATTACTCCTGTAAAATGGCCGGTCCTTGACTTTACTGAAATGCAGGACACCATAGAAACCTTGCATCAATGGATACAGATCCTGGGTAAGATAAGATTGAAATCCATGCCCTGGCAAAATCATTCCTGGCATACCACGTTTTACATCACTTCTACAGGCTATTCAACCAATCCAATTCCATATGAGGGCTGTATTTTTCAGATAGATCTCGATTTTAAAAAGCATCAACTCATAATAAAATGTTCAGAGACCGAAGCTCTAAGTATGGATCTATACCCCAGAACTGTTGCCGATTTTTACACCGAACTTTTTGATAAATTATCCTCTTTAGGCATCAACATAAGAATCCACCCAAAACCCAATGAGATAGAACCGGCAATTCCTTTTGCAGAGAATATCATAAATAAAGCATACGACCCGGATACAGCTAATAAGCTTTGGCGAGCCATGCTTAGAACTAATGAAGTTTTCTCCAAATTCAGGAGTGACTTTATTGGCAAAGCCAGTCCTGTTCACCTTTTTTGGGGCGCTTTTGATCTTGCAGTAACCCGCTTCTCAGGTAAAAAGGCTCCTCTCCATCCCGGAGGCATGCCTAATATGTCACTAAAAGTGATGCAGGAAGCCTATTCTCAGGAAGTTAGCAGTGCGGGCTTCTGGCCGGGTTCCAAAGACAGCCCGACCCCCGTTTACTATTCCTATGCCTATCCTGCAGATAAGGGATTTGGAGAACAAAAAGTCTTACCAAAAGAAGCTTTTTACAATGCAGATATGGGTGAATTCTTTCTGAAGTATGAAGACGTCCAAACTTCTGAAAATCCTGAAAAGACCATAATGGACTTTCTGCAAACCACTTATGAGGCCGCGGCCATTACTTCCGGTTGGGATCGGGCTTCCCTGGAAAAACACCTAGAAGCGAGGGATTAA
- a CDS encoding DUF4287 domain-containing protein, with protein sequence MDKALQTMIDNMPEKTGRSLNEWKSILSKKSFPKHTEAVNFLKKEHGVTHGFANTIVTLSKEEENSPDDLVANQYLNKENLIPVYEKLLAIIRSFGDDVTIVPKKTSVSMIRKRQFALIKPATKSRIDLGLKIKDKPTGGRLEASGPFGSMCTHRVQITQEKEVDEQVKEWLKEAYDRSV encoded by the coding sequence ATGGATAAGGCACTTCAAACAATGATAGATAATATGCCTGAGAAAACCGGCAGATCACTTAATGAATGGAAAAGCATTCTCTCTAAAAAAAGCTTTCCAAAACATACTGAGGCTGTTAATTTTCTAAAAAAAGAACATGGGGTCACCCATGGATTTGCGAACACCATTGTCACTTTATCCAAAGAAGAAGAAAATTCACCAGACGATCTGGTGGCAAATCAATACCTGAACAAGGAAAATTTGATCCCTGTATATGAAAAACTGTTAGCGATAATAAGATCATTTGGAGATGATGTGACTATAGTTCCTAAAAAGACCAGTGTAAGTATGATAAGAAAAAGACAATTTGCTTTGATTAAACCCGCTACCAAATCCAGAATTGATCTTGGTTTGAAAATTAAAGACAAACCTACTGGTGGCAGGCTTGAGGCTTCCGGCCCTTTTGGTAGTATGTGTACGCATAGAGTGCAGATCACACAGGAAAAGGAGGTTGATGAGCAGGTTAAGGAATGGCTTAAAGAAGCCTATGATAGATCGGTGTAA